In Candidatus Rokuibacteriota bacterium, the genomic stretch GCGGTCAGAAGAGATCGAGCTGCTTGGCCTGTCCCAGTGATAGACGCGGTGCGCTTTGGTAAGCATCCGTCCGAGTCCGGCGCCGGACCCGCCTTATTTCAGGGGTCTCCTCCACCACGACCTCATAGAGGCGCGCCGACCGGTCTCCTGAGCGTCTGAGGAGCCGCCCGAGCCGCTGCACCGCCTCCCGTGTGCCTTTCTCCCCGCCCAGCACCACTCCGACCTTGACCGCGGGCGCATCCCATCCTTCATTGAGCACCTCGCACGCAGCCAGGGCGCGGATCGCCCCTCGGGCGAACGCGTCCAGCACTAGATTCCGCTCCCGCTTGTCCGAGTGGGCGGTCAGCGCCGGCATCAGGAAGCGGGCCGAAACGTCGAGCGCCATTCGGTTCGAGGCTGTGAAGATCACGCATTGGTCGGTCGGATGCAGGCGCAGGATGTCCTCCACGACCCGGAGTTTTTCCTTGGAGCGATGAATGAGCGCCAGCTTTCGCCGGTAGCAGCGGAGGATCTCCTTGGCCTCGGGGTCTGTGCGCGAGAGCTTGGCGAGATCCTCCTTCCAGTCAAACCGTCCTTCCTCGCGCCGCCGGCGAGCCACGTAGGCGCGGATCCTCCTGGAGAGCTGGTCAAACTCCGCCTGCTCGGCCTCGGTCAGATAGATCGGCACCCGGACGATCGCGTAGTCCGCCAGCGTTCGTCCCCGGGCCTGGGAGATGCCCTCTTCGTACACGACCGGGCCAATCAGCTCGGTGAACAGCCGGTCCCGGCCATCGGCCCGCTCGGGCGTCGCCGTGAGCCCGAGCCGCATGGGAGCCAGGCAGTCCAGCGCGCTCTCGTAGAGCGAGGGTCCCGGCAGGTGGTGGGCCTCGTCGTAGACGATCAGGCGGTAGCGGTTACCGATCTCCTTCATGTGGATCCAAGCGCTGTCGTAGGTGGTGACCGTGATGGGCCAGATCTCCCGCCGGCCATCCCCAAGTACGCCGGCCTCCACGCCGAGCCCTTGCTTGATCCGCCGCTGCCACTGGTACATGAGATCGCGGAGCGGAGCCACGATCAACGCCGAGACCCGGTGCCGGATGATGACTGTAAGCGCGATTTCAGTCTTGCCCGTGCCGGTGGGTTTCACGACCACCCCGCGCCCGCCGGCCCGCTTCCAGGCCGCTAGAGCGGCCTCCTGATCTGGCCGGAGTGGGGGGAGATTGGGCTTGAGGCCCGGGCAGTCAAAAAACCGTTCGGCCTCGTCCTGGAGCTGAAGCCGGTAGGCCGCCGCGTCCTCCATGAGGCGGGGGTGATTGATGGCCTCCGTCCGCCAGGCACGAACGCGCTCGTCCCAGGTCAGGTAGGGGGGCACCCGCGCAGTCCTTGAGGCCTCCAGCCTGAGCGAGCCCCGGTCAAATCGGAGGGACGCGCGCTTCGCCAGAGAGGCGCCTTGTGGGCGGATGGCTGCGCGTCGATCTAGAGCGCGAGCACGGCGTGCCACGCCCGTATCTTACCGTATCCTGCGGAGCGCGTGGGAGCGGACTGAAAAAGCCTTCGGGTCAAGCGGCGCTGGAAGCGAAGCGGGCGGATGAGTAACCGTGTTACCGGCTGAGGGAGCCGAAGACGGCTAGGCCAGCAGCGATCGGGCAGCGTCAGGCCTTGGCTGGGGCTTTGGCGCCCGGGCCTCGGCCTCCGTGCTCGGGGCGCGACCACCGGCGGGACCGAGCCTATCCTGTGCCACCGGCCCCCACCCATTTATCGCCTGTGCTTTGACAGGCGTTTCATCCACGCCGTACCCTAGCGCCACTTTCGCAGAGGGGACCGGACGCGGCCGGCGGCCCCTGGCGGGAGGCCCGAGAAGAGAAAGGCGTTTATGCTGCCGATGCTCCCGCCACGCTTTGCTTGACCCCGGGGCCAACACGTGAGCAGTCCTTCGGACTCCGAATGAAGCTGTAGGCGAACGGAGTCAGGCCGGAGCTACCTCGCGAGGGAAGAGCTGGAGGTGGTGAACTTTACTTTCATTGACAGCCCGTGTGCAGCCTTCTACCATGAACGTTTGAAGCCAAATTGGCCCGTCTCCTGGGCGCCACCACGAGGTGACTGGGGTTTCGCTCTCCTTATGGCAGCAAGCAGGAATCATGAAGAGTAAAGAGTCAAAATCACGCGAGACAATGCGGGTTAAGGAGTCGCCATGATCCGCTCGAAGCTTTCGGTGACGAAGCTGACCCCGCTGGCCCCGCGCGCCATGGTCGTGGCCGAGCACCCGCTGGGGGCGGAGGTGGGAGCGGAGATCCTCAGGCGTGGCGGCAACGCCGTGGACGCGGCGGTCGCCACGGCCTTCGCCATGACCGTCGTCGAGCCGTTCATGTCGACGATCGCGGGGGGCGGGACCATGCTCGTCTACCTCGCCAAGCAGGGGAAAGTCGAGGTCATCGACTTCAACGTCCAGGCTCCCGCGGCCTGCCACGAGCGCATCTATCCCCTCGCGGAGGGCGTGGCCGAGGATCTCTTCCCGTGGCGCCGGGTGGTGGACGACGCCAACATCGTCGGCCACCGGGCGGTCGCGGTGCCGGGCTCGGTGGCCGGCCTCTGCCTCGCGCTCGAGCGCTACGGGACGATGGAGCTCGGCGATGTCCTGGCGCCGGGGATCGCGCTGGCCCGCGACGGGTTCGTCCCCGACTGGTACCTGGCGCTCACGACCGCGGTGCACGCGGACGAGGTGAGCCGGTTCGCCGAGACTGCCCGGACCTACCTCCGCGAGGGGCGCCACATCTACCGGCCGCCGGCCAGTGCCGACGGCGATCGCGTCCGCTACCCCGACCTGGCCCGGAGCCTGGAACTGATCGCGCGAGAAGGCCCGGACGCGTTCTACAAGGGGGCCCTGGCCCAGGCGATCCACGAGGAGATTTGGGTGCACGGCGGCTTTCTGACCAAGGAGGACCTCGCCGGCTACCAGGCGCGGGTCGCGCCGCCCTTGACGGGTCGGTACCGCGACCTCGACCTCTGCTTCTCCCCCGGCGCCACGGGAGGGATCACGGCGCTCGAGATCCTGAACATCCTCTCGGCCTTCCGGCCGCGTCAGCTCAGCTTCGACACCCCGGGTGGCCTTCACCTGAGGGCGGAGGCAGCCCGCTACGCGTTCCTGGACCGGCTCACCTTCCTGGGAGACCCCGAGCGGGTCGAAGCCCCATGGACAGCGCTGGCATCAAAAGAGTACGGAGCGGAGGTCGCGCGGCGCATCAAGCCCCGCGGACCCCGATCGAAGAAGTCGGCGCCCGACCCGTGGCGCTTCGAGGGGAAGGGAGGGCGAACGCCCGTCCGGATCGCGGGCAACGGGCGGGCCACGGACTCGACCACGCACATCGGCGTGGTGGACCGGCAGCGCAACATGGTGTCGCTGACCCACACTGCGGTCTCGCTCTTCGGCTCCCGCGTGGTCGTTCCGGGGAGCGGCATCCTTCTCTCGAACGGCATGATCTGGTTCGATCCGGATCCGGGCAAGGCCAACTCCGTCGGGCCGGGGAAGCGGGCGCTGGTGAACATGGTGCCCGTCCTCGCGTTCAGGAAAGGGGAGCCGTACCTGACGCTCGGCGCGCCGGGTGGTCGAAAGATCATCTCGGCGATCCCCCAGGTGGTCTCCAACCTCGTGGACCTGGGGCTCGCGCCGCAGCCGGCCATCGAGGCGCCGCGCGTTCACACAGAGGGTGGCGACCTGTGGGTGGACGACCACGCCGGTGACGCGGTGCTCGCCGCGCTCGAGAAGATGGGGCATCCCGTCGTCGCCCGGCGTGAGGCCTACTCGACGTTCTACTTCGCCCGGCCCGTGGCCATCCGCCTGACGCGGAAGGGCCTCGAGGCGGGGCTCGATCATCTGCGGGCGGCCGCGGCCTGTGGCTATTGACCCAAGGAGGAAGTCACATGCTCGAAGAGAAAGTGATCGCGAGCTGGCGCTACAAGAAGGGAGCGCTGGATCCCAAGACGGCCTCGCTCTGCTACCTGGCCGCGAACCTGGCCGTCGGGAACACCCACTGAGCGAAGCGTGACCTGGCAGGTGCCAGGGCCGCTGGAGCCAACGAGGACGAGGTTCGCGAGGCCATCAGCTTCGCCATCCGGAACAACGCCGCCAGGGCTCATGCCGACATCCTGAAGGTCTGGGACGGCGAGCGGCGGTAGATCGAGCCGAGGGGCGTCGGCCAAGCCGCAGGCAGGCCCGCCACGAGGCGAGGCCGAATAAGGAGAACCCCATGGCGGAGATCACGCTCACCGCGGCCTTCTCCACCGTGCCGGCTGGGGAGGCGGAGGCGCTCAAGCAGCTGATCCGGGACACGATCGAACAGCTCGCCCAGGAGACCGGGGCCTTTCAGAAGGCCAAGGTGGTCTTCACCGAGTCTGACGAGCGCTGCGGGCTCACCGCCGAGCTGGACGGGGTGAAGAAGGAGGGGGTTCCGCTCCAGCTCGATCTGGACCTCCTCGAGGACGCGAAGACCAACTCGGGGGCTCGCGCCCAGCTCAAGGAGTCGCTCCGGCTCTACTTCAGGAAGGTCCAGGGAAGGTGAGGGATGGCGGGCGATGAGGGGCTCCTCCTCTACGTCTACCGGGGCCTCCTCTTCAAAGTGGCCGACGGCGTTCAGGCGCCCAAGGCGGGCTCGCTCCTCTTCGCGCGGTACCTGGAGTTTCGTCCGGGCGAGCAGGTGCTCGAGCTCGGGACGGGTGTGGGGCTGGCCGCGGTCCTGGCGGCCAGGGCCGGCTGTTCCGTCGTGGCCACCGATGTCGTGCCCGAGGCGGCAGCCTGCGCCGCCGAAAACGCGCGTCTGAACGGCGTCGGCGACCGCGTGGAGGTCAGGGTCGGCGATTGCTATGATCCGGCGCGCGGCCTCCGCTTCGACCTGATCTGCACTAACCCGCCCCAGATGCCGACGCCTCCCGGCCGCGAGCGCGACGATCCCGTGGCCGCCGCGGACAACGGCGGGATCGATGGCTGGGAAATCCTCGACCGGGTGATCCGGGGCGCGCCTGAGCACCTGACGCCCGGGGGGCGGCTCGTCTTCACGATCTTCGCCTTCCTCGGCCGGAAGACGGCGTTCGCCAAGCTCGAGGCCGTGGGCCTCAAGCCGGAGACGCTGGGCAGCGAGGTGCAGTCCTTCCCGCGCATCGGGTACGAGCGGCTCGACCACATCCGGAGTCTGGACAGCGAGAAGATCCTGCCCAACGTCGGCGTTCCCAGGACCGTCGAGCGCTTCGTCATCCAGGGCACCCTCCCGCGTTGAAATATCTCATCGTCAACGCCGATGACTTCGGGCTGACGGTCGGGGTGAGCCGTGGGATCCTGGAGGCCTCCCGGCACGGCATCGTCACCAGCACGACGCTGCTGGTCAATCTCCCGGTGTCCGTGGAGCTTCTCGCCGAGCTCAAGGCGACGCGGCTCGGCGTTGGCCTCCACCTGAATCTCACCCTGGGTCGCCCGCTCTCTCCCGCATCCGCGGTGCCGTCGCTCGTGGACGCCGAGGGGAAGTTCGTTCGTGACGCCCGCCAGGCCGCGGCTCGCGCCAAGCCCGACGAGGCGGAGCGGGAGCTCGAAGCCCAGGTGGCTGCGTTTGCCACACTCCTCGGGCGCGCCCCGACTCACCTGGACAGCCACCACCATGTGGGTCGCCATTCCCCCATCCGCGAGATCCTCTGGGCGCTGGCGCGCCAACTGGGCATTCCCGTGAGGAGCCAGGACGAAGCGCTCAGGCGGGCGGCGCGGGCCGCCGGCCTCAGGACCCCGGATGCCTTCTTCGGTGAGTCGGGCCCGGATCCCTACTGGTCCACCGAACGGCTCCTGAGCCAGCTCGCCGTCTTGCCCGACGGAATTTCCGAGTTCATGACCCATCCCGGCTACTTCGACACCGACCTCGCCGGGAGCCGCTACGGGCCCCAGCGGGAGGTCGAGCTCCAGGGCCTGACGGATCTCGCCGTCCGACGCGCGGTGGAGGCGCTGGGGATCAGGCTCTGCCACTTCGGCGACCTCCGGTGAGACGCGAAGCGATCCTGGCGGTGGACGTGGGAGGGACCAGCATCGCCGCGGGTCTCGTCGCCCCTGACGGCGAAATCCTGGGCCAGCTCCAGGCGCCGACCCGCGAACGGGGCACCGCGCTCGACACCCTGAACGCGCTTCTGGATGAGCTGTTGGCGGCCGCCCGCGGCCGGGGCCTCCGGGTGCTCGGGCTCGGTGCCGGAGTCCCGGGAGCGGTGGACGCCACGACGGGCGTCGTCGGCGAGGACGTGCAGAACGTGCCCGAGCTGGCGCGGCTGCCGCTCACCCGTCACCTCCGCGCGCGCTTTGGTCTTCCCGCGTTCGTGGACAACGACGTCAACGCCCTGGCCCTGGGGGAGTGGACCTTCGGCCGGGCCAGAGGGGCGCGCTCGCTCGTGCTCCTGGCGATCGGCACCGGGGTGGGCGGCGGGATCATCCTGGACGGCCAGCTCGTCCGGGGCGCCGCGGGGTACGGGGGCGAGCTGGGCCACATCTCCGTCAACTTCGACGGCCGCCCGTGCTTCTGTGGCGGCCGCGGCTGCCTGAAAGCCTACGTCGCGGGCCCGGACATCGCCGCCGCGGCGCGGGCGCGGCTCGAGACCGATCGAGACTCGCGCCTGCTGGCACTGGCAGGCGGGGATCCGGACGCGGTGAGCGCCGCCCACGTCTTCAGGGCCGCCGGGGACGGTGACCGGCTGGCCGGAGCGCTGGTGGAGGAGATCTGCCAGGCGCTGGGCGCGGGGCTTGCCGCCATCGTGAACGCTCTGAACCCGGAGGTGATCCTGGTGACGGGCGGCGTGGCCGAGTCGCTCAAGCCGCTCGAGGCCGCGATCCTCCGCTGGACCGGACGCTATGCATTCGCCCGGGCTCTCGCAGCCACACGGATGACGGTCCTCGTCCTAGACAAGCACGCCACCGTCCGGGGCGGCGCCGCCCTCTTCCTCTACGAGCGCAGCCGGTCGCGCCGGCCGACGCGGGTCGAACGACGCGGGTCGCAACGAAGGGTCCGATCGGGAGCGCGCCGCCGGGTGCGCCCGACGCGCCGCCGCTCGGGGAGGCGTCGATGAGGCTCAGGCGCAGATCTTCCGGATGTCGCGCCAGTCATAGTCCGGGAGGAGCCTGACGGCCTCGCGCGGCGCCGGCGCCGCGAGGGCCCTGAGCTTCTGGATCCGGTCCTCCGTGCCCGGGTGAGTCGAGAGGTACTTCAGCAGCCCGGGCTCGTCTCCGCCCAGCTTCCCGAGCAGCTCGTAAAACCCGATCA encodes the following:
- a CDS encoding ChbG/HpnK family deacetylase; the encoded protein is MKYLIVNADDFGLTVGVSRGILEASRHGIVTSTTLLVNLPVSVELLAELKATRLGVGLHLNLTLGRPLSPASAVPSLVDAEGKFVRDARQAAARAKPDEAERELEAQVAAFATLLGRAPTHLDSHHHVGRHSPIREILWALARQLGIPVRSQDEALRRAARAAGLRTPDAFFGESGPDPYWSTERLLSQLAVLPDGISEFMTHPGYFDTDLAGSRYGPQREVELQGLTDLAVRRAVEALGIRLCHFGDLR
- a CDS encoding ROK family protein, giving the protein MRREAILAVDVGGTSIAAGLVAPDGEILGQLQAPTRERGTALDTLNALLDELLAAARGRGLRVLGLGAGVPGAVDATTGVVGEDVQNVPELARLPLTRHLRARFGLPAFVDNDVNALALGEWTFGRARGARSLVLLAIGTGVGGGIILDGQLVRGAAGYGGELGHISVNFDGRPCFCGGRGCLKAYVAGPDIAAAARARLETDRDSRLLALAGGDPDAVSAAHVFRAAGDGDRLAGALVEEICQALGAGLAAIVNALNPEVILVTGGVAESLKPLEAAILRWTGRYAFARALAATRMTVLVLDKHATVRGGAALFLYERSRSRRPTRVERRGSQRRVRSGARRRVRPTRRRSGRRR
- a CDS encoding DEAD/DEAH box helicase codes for the protein MARRARALDRRAAIRPQGASLAKRASLRFDRGSLRLEASRTARVPPYLTWDERVRAWRTEAINHPRLMEDAAAYRLQLQDEAERFFDCPGLKPNLPPLRPDQEAALAAWKRAGGRGVVVKPTGTGKTEIALTVIIRHRVSALIVAPLRDLMYQWQRRIKQGLGVEAGVLGDGRREIWPITVTTYDSAWIHMKEIGNRYRLIVYDEAHHLPGPSLYESALDCLAPMRLGLTATPERADGRDRLFTELIGPVVYEEGISQARGRTLADYAIVRVPIYLTEAEQAEFDQLSRRIRAYVARRRREEGRFDWKEDLAKLSRTDPEAKEILRCYRRKLALIHRSKEKLRVVEDILRLHPTDQCVIFTASNRMALDVSARFLMPALTAHSDKRERNLVLDAFARGAIRALAACEVLNEGWDAPAVKVGVVLGGEKGTREAVQRLGRLLRRSGDRSARLYEVVVEETPEIRRVRRRTRTDAYQSAPRLSLGQAKQLDLF
- a CDS encoding methyltransferase — encoded protein: MAGDEGLLLYVYRGLLFKVADGVQAPKAGSLLFARYLEFRPGEQVLELGTGVGLAAVLAARAGCSVVATDVVPEAAACAAENARLNGVGDRVEVRVGDCYDPARGLRFDLICTNPPQMPTPPGRERDDPVAAADNGGIDGWEILDRVIRGAPEHLTPGGRLVFTIFAFLGRKTAFAKLEAVGLKPETLGSEVQSFPRIGYERLDHIRSLDSEKILPNVGVPRTVERFVIQGTLPR
- the ggt gene encoding gamma-glutamyltransferase codes for the protein MIRSKLSVTKLTPLAPRAMVVAEHPLGAEVGAEILRRGGNAVDAAVATAFAMTVVEPFMSTIAGGGTMLVYLAKQGKVEVIDFNVQAPAACHERIYPLAEGVAEDLFPWRRVVDDANIVGHRAVAVPGSVAGLCLALERYGTMELGDVLAPGIALARDGFVPDWYLALTTAVHADEVSRFAETARTYLREGRHIYRPPASADGDRVRYPDLARSLELIAREGPDAFYKGALAQAIHEEIWVHGGFLTKEDLAGYQARVAPPLTGRYRDLDLCFSPGATGGITALEILNILSAFRPRQLSFDTPGGLHLRAEAARYAFLDRLTFLGDPERVEAPWTALASKEYGAEVARRIKPRGPRSKKSAPDPWRFEGKGGRTPVRIAGNGRATDSTTHIGVVDRQRNMVSLTHTAVSLFGSRVVVPGSGILLSNGMIWFDPDPGKANSVGPGKRALVNMVPVLAFRKGEPYLTLGAPGGRKIISAIPQVVSNLVDLGLAPQPAIEAPRVHTEGGDLWVDDHAGDAVLAALEKMGHPVVARREAYSTFYFARPVAIRLTRKGLEAGLDHLRAAAACGY